The bacterium genome contains the following window.
CTCATCCGGAGTCTCTTGGTATCCGATGAAGTCGCCAAGATTGTCGCCCGCCATCTGCACGATCCGATGCGTACGAGCAATGTATTCACGGCGTGCGCTCTTGTCTGAACCCCACCCCTCGCGCTCACCTTTGGAAAGCACCTGTTCGGCCGTCGCGGTTTGCGGAAAACCCTGCGCTCTAAGATTCCTCCACGTACAGTCATCGAGTTTAACGTCCCGATTCGTCACGTAGAACACAGCCACGCCCCGCCGGTCCGCCTCTCGCAGGTACTCAAGCGCGCCCGGCATTGCCACAGCCTTCTCCTCAAAGCACCACTCATCCCATCCGTCCGGATAACTTTTCTTGTCGAGAATCAGCCTGGCCTCGTAAGCAGAATTGTCAAGCACCGTCTCATCGCAGTCAACGATGATTGCAGGCGGCTTCATCCCGAACGGCGGTTTCTGTTCTGCCGAAGCC
Protein-coding sequences here:
- a CDS encoding 5'-nucleotidase, lipoprotein e(P4) family, whose protein sequence is MRYAVLLLVGAILIGCAGSKPYVYHRQTHELLHSVLWMQRSAEYYAACETVYLGALDALERALADTGWTASAEQKPPFGMKPPAIIVDCDETVLDNSAYEARLILDKKSYPDGWDEWCFEEKAVAMPGALEYLREADRRGVAVFYVTNRDVKLDDCTWRNLRAQGFPQTATAEQVLSKGEREGWGSDKSARREYIARTHRIVQMAGDNLGDFIGYQETPDERERLAKDYMAWWGTRWLMLPNPAYGSWERALLNFDNSLSDSAALKKKYDALKPAR